The Bradyrhizobium sp. WSM471 genome includes the window CCTCGAAAACGACCTCGGCGATCCGCTCGGCCGGCAGCCCGGTCTCGCCGAGCTTCATCATGAACGCCAGGACCTTGTTCAGCGCCGGCAGATAAGGCGAGTTCTGGTAAACTGACAGATCGATCTGCTCGGCCTTGCCCCAGATCGGCGTCTTGACAGCGCCGGGGGCGACGATGATGACGTCGATGCCAAACAGCATCAATTCGCGGCGCAAGCTCTCCGACAGGCCTTCGATGGCATGCTTGGAGGAGCAGTATGGCGCCAACAACGGATTACCGTTCTTGCCCGCGACCGAGCTGATCATCACGATCCGTCCCTTGGGCCCCTTCAGCGACGGATCGGCGCCGAGCAGAGGCCCGAACGCCTGCGTCGCGATGACGGGGCCGATGACGTTGATGTCCATCTGGCGCCGAAAATCATCGGCCGACAGCTCGAGCACGGGACCGGCGACCGCGACACCGGCGTTGTTGACGAGACCGGCCAGCGTCTCGCCGCCAAGCGCCTCGCGGACTTTTCGCGCAGCAGCGAGCACCGCCGCCTCGTCGGTGACGTCGAACAGCAGCGGCGTGAAGTTCGCACCGAACTCACCCATGAGCCGATCCGCATCGGCCTGCTTGCGGACGCTGCCGAAAACACGGTAGCCGCGCCCGACCAGAAATTTCGCAATGGCCCAGCCGATGCCGGTGGACGCGCCGGTGACGACGACGGATCGCATGGTCTTCCCCCCAAGAGCTCCCGCGATCATGCAGGGGAAAGGTGCCGGGGCGCAATGCCGTCCACCGCTCAAGGAGACGCCGCCGATGTCAGTTCTTAAGGTGAAGCGAGCCGCGAACGTCGCGACGTGAGATCGGTTGCATCATGAAGATGTGGATGAAGAGCCGAATCCTTGACCCTGAAGACGCTCAGCTTTTGAGGGTCAGGAGCTTCTGAAAAATTCCGAAAAACAACGCAAGACCAAGAATGTGGTTTAAGCGTCAGTTCTTCGTGCTCAGGGAGCACTTCAGCTCGCGAAGAATTTGAATGAAGCAGCAAAGCTTCGCGCGAAACGAAAAGAGCGAGACCGCTGGCTGCGATCTCGCCCGAATATAGTCGCGAAGATTTAAGAATTGGTTTGGCGGGCGAAGCTTGTGTTTTTAGCTGGCGTGTCCGGATGCGGCGTAACCGAGATGCCGCATCCGAACGACCGCGACTTAGTTCTTCGACTTGTCGACCAGCGCGCCCTTCTTGATCCAGGGCATCATGTCGCGCAGCTTGGCGCCGACTTCCTCGATCGGGTGCTCGGCGAGCTTGGCGCGGGTCGCCTTGAACGAGGTCTGGTTGACCTTGTTCTCGAGCATCCAGTCGCGGGCGAACTTGCCGGACTGGATGTCGTTCAGAACCCGCTTCATCTCCTTCTTGGTCTCGTCGGTGACGATGCGCGGACCAGTGACGTACTCGCCATATTCCGCGGTGTTGGAGATCGAGTAGTTCATGTTGGCGATGCCGCCTTCATAGATCAGGTCGACGATCAGCTTCACCTCGTGCAGGCACTCGAAATAGGCCATCTCCGGGGCGTAGCCGGCTTCGACCAGGGTCTCGTAGCCGCCCTTGATCAGTTCGACCAGGCCGCCGCAGAGCACGACCTGCTCACCGAACAGGTCGGTCTCGCATTCTTCCTTGAAGGTGGTCTCGATGATGCCGGCACGGCCGCCGCCGACCGCGGAGGCGTAGGACAGGCCGAGGTCGTGGGCGTTGCCCGAGACGTCCTTTGCGATCGCGATCAGGCAGGGCACGCCGCCGCCGCGCTGGTATTCGGAACGAACAGTGTGGCCGGGGCCCTTCGGCGCGATCATGAGAACGTCGAGATCGGCGCGCGGGTCGAGCAGGTTGAAGTGGACGTTGAGACCGTGCGCGAAGACGAGGGCGGCGCCCTTCTTCATGTTGTCGTGCAGGTGCTCGCGGTAGATGTCGCCCTGGAGCTCGTCCGGGGTCAGCATCATGACGAGGTCGGCCCATTTGGCGGCCTCGGCCACTTCCATCACCTTGAAGCCGGCAGCTTCCGCCTTCTTGGCCGAGGCCGAACCCTTGCGGAGCGCAATCGCCACGTCCTTGACGCCGGAATCCTTCAGGTTCAGCGCATGGGCGTGGCCCTGGCTGCCATAGCCGACGATGACGACCTTCTTGCCCTTGATCAGGTTCAGGTCGGCGTCGCGATCGTAATAAACACGCATGGTCGTTTCCTCGTTCAGGGGGCCGGAATCGGCCGTTGGTCAGGTCTTGTCAGTCAGGTCTCGGACGGTGAAATTTGCGGATTTCGGGGGCTGTCTAGAGCATTTTCGGTCCCCTGGGAAACCCGTTTCTGCATGGAAAGCCGGGGCATCATGCATCCATGACCACGGGATAGAGGGACGCCAGCAGCAGGATGGCCATCAGGATGTTGAAGGCGCGGACCAGCCGCTCGGAGGTCAGCACCGGCCGTAGTGCAGTGCCGAACAGGACCCAGACCACGGTCGAGACCGCGCCGACGAGTAGGCTGACCAGGGTCTGGATCGCGATATTGATGGGGAATTGGGCAATCGCCGCGTAGGCGGTGATTGTGCCGATCACGATCACCCAGCCCTTGGCGTTGATCCACTGGAACATCGCCGCGCCCCAGAAGGTCATCGGGCCGCGGCCGGTCTCACCATCAGGCGTGGTCGGGCCGGACAAAGCAATCACGGCGGCAAGATAAATCAGATAGGCCGCGCCGGCATATTTCAGAATGGTCTGCAGGATCGGATAGGCCAGAAACACTGTGCCGAGCCCGAGGCCGACCGCTGCAATCATGAAGGCGAAGCCGATGACGACGCCGACGATGTGGGGAATCGTGCGACGGAAGCCATAAGTCAGCCCGGAGGACAGCAACATGATGTTGTTCGGCCCAGGCGTGAAATACATCACGGCCATGAAGGCGAGGAAGGCATACAGCAGCGACTGGGACATGCTCACCTCACGCGGCCTTCGGCTATGGTTCTCTGGGATACCGCCTCGGGGCGCTTCGCCAGCACCATCACCGCGATACCGCCGATCACGGTCAGCATGCCGGCGAGGCGCAGCGGACCGAACTGCTCGCCGAACACGATGCTGGACGCGGCCGAGCCGACGAACGGCACCAGCAGCGCGAACGGCACCACTTGCGCGGTGGGATAGTCACGCAGCAGCCGGCCCCACAGCCAATAGGCGATACTGGTGGAGATGCCGCCGATCACCAGCAGGCAAATGAGGCCAGTGAGCGACATGTGAATCAGCGACTGCCAGGTCGGCGTTGGTCCGTTGACGACCAGCGTGAGCGCGAACAGCGGCACCGCGGTGGCGAGGCACAACCAGGCGAACAGATCGAACATCGGCACGCCGCGGGCGCCCCGCAGCAAGATATTGCCAGCCGCAAAGCTGACCGGCGCGATCATCAGCACGGCGAAGGCACCGACGCTGAAATCATAGCCCACCGTGCCGCAGATCATCAAAAGGCCAACGGCTGCGATGACGATGCCCAGCGTCTGCACCGGCGTCGGCCGCTC containing:
- a CDS encoding SDR family oxidoreductase, with the protein product MRSVVVTGASTGIGWAIAKFLVGRGYRVFGSVRKQADADRLMGEFGANFTPLLFDVTDEAAVLAAARKVREALGGETLAGLVNNAGVAVAGPVLELSADDFRRQMDINVIGPVIATQAFGPLLGADPSLKGPKGRIVMISSVAGKNGNPLLAPYCSSKHAIEGLSESLRRELMLFGIDVIIVAPGAVKTPIWGKAEQIDLSVYQNSPYLPALNKVLAFMMKLGETGLPAERIAEVVFEALTAERPKVRYQITPDRMRHLMTATLPKRVVDRIIAKRLGLLPQG
- the ilvC gene encoding ketol-acid reductoisomerase; translated protein: MRVYYDRDADLNLIKGKKVVIVGYGSQGHAHALNLKDSGVKDVAIALRKGSASAKKAEAAGFKVMEVAEAAKWADLVMMLTPDELQGDIYREHLHDNMKKGAALVFAHGLNVHFNLLDPRADLDVLMIAPKGPGHTVRSEYQRGGGVPCLIAIAKDVSGNAHDLGLSYASAVGGGRAGIIETTFKEECETDLFGEQVVLCGGLVELIKGGYETLVEAGYAPEMAYFECLHEVKLIVDLIYEGGIANMNYSISNTAEYGEYVTGPRIVTDETKKEMKRVLNDIQSGKFARDWMLENKVNQTSFKATRAKLAEHPIEEVGAKLRDMMPWIKKGALVDKSKN
- a CDS encoding LysE family translocator, with protein sequence MSQSLLYAFLAFMAVMYFTPGPNNIMLLSSGLTYGFRRTIPHIVGVVIGFAFMIAAVGLGLGTVFLAYPILQTILKYAGAAYLIYLAAVIALSGPTTPDGETGRGPMTFWGAAMFQWINAKGWVIVIGTITAYAAIAQFPINIAIQTLVSLLVGAVSTVVWVLFGTALRPVLTSERLVRAFNILMAILLLASLYPVVMDA
- a CDS encoding EamA family transporter, whose product is MKPADILIAILVAIIWGLAFVASRIALDEFSPELMTAMRFIIASVPCLFIRKPKVAWSLLIAISFTLFLGQFLSQAYGIAHGVPVGLTSVVVQSQALFTIGFAAIAFGERPTPVQTLGIVIAAVGLLMICGTVGYDFSVGAFAVLMIAPVSFAAGNILLRGARGVPMFDLFAWLCLATAVPLFALTLVVNGPTPTWQSLIHMSLTGLICLLVIGGISTSIAYWLWGRLLRDYPTAQVVPFALLVPFVGSAASSIVFGEQFGPLRLAGMLTVIGGIAVMVLAKRPEAVSQRTIAEGRVR